A genomic region of Castor canadensis chromosome 16, mCasCan1.hap1v2, whole genome shotgun sequence contains the following coding sequences:
- the Nkg7 gene encoding protein NKG7, which translates to MEPYRSLALLAGSLGLISCLVALSTNFWFVAVGPNFSAHSGIWPTEHQDAVAVYIHVTQSFCILAVLWSLVSVGFLVLSCIPSLSAPGHGPLISTITVYAAALSMIVAMAVYTSERWGQLPHAQIQTFFSWSFYLGWVSVVLFLGAGSLSLSAHCGTHRSGYETL; encoded by the exons ATGGAGCCCTACAGGTCCCTGGCCCTGCTTGCTGGCTCTCTGGGCCTGATATCCTGCCTGGTTGCTCTTAGCACCAATTTCTGGTTCGTGGCAGTGGGACCCAACTTTTCAGCTCACTCAGGCATCTGGCCAACAGAACATCAGGACGCAGTAGCAG TCTACATCCATGTGACACAGAGCTTCTGCATTCTGGCTGTCCTGTGGAGCCTGGTGTCTGTGGGCTTCCTGGTCCTGTCCTGCATTCCTTCATTATCTGCCCCGGGTCACGGTCCCCTGATCTCAACCATCACAGTCTATGCTGCAG CTCTTTCCATGATAGTAGCCATGGCGGTGTACACCAGTGAACGGTGGGGCCAGCTTCCGCACGCCCAGATCCAGACTTTCTTCTCCTGGTCCTTCTACCTGGGCTGGGTCTCAGTTGTCCTGTTTCTCGGTGCAG GTTCCCTGAGTCTGAGTGCCCACTGTGGTACCCACCGATCTGGCTACGAGACCCTGTGA
- the Cldnd2 gene encoding claudin domain-containing protein 2, translating to MGVKRSLQSGGVLLSLLTNVLTVLSTATNYWIRQHGGHSGLWQECAQGICYNIPCQTMLAMTGACMVLAGGFGLVAMAMGLRIWCHQGESLRGQTTCGLLFLSGLLLLTALVGYTVKNAWKSDIFFSWSYFSGWLAFPFSILAGFCFLLADMIVQGTEAISGFPVCL from the exons ATGGGAGTAAAGCGAAGCCTTCAGAGTGGAGGCGTTCTGCTCAGCCTCTTGACCAACGTCCTCACGGTGCTGTCCACTGCCACCAACTACTGGATCCGCCAACATGGGGGCCACAGTGGCCTGTGGCAGGAGTGTGCCCAGGGCATCTGCTACAACATCCCCTGCCAGA CCATGCTGGCCATGACCGGAGCGTGCATGGTGCTAGCGGGCGGCTTCGGCCTGGTGGCCATGGCGATGGGGCTGCGGATTTGGTGCCACCAGGGAGAATCGCTGCGGGGCCAGACTACCTGCGGCTTGCTCTTCCTCAGCG GGCTGCTGCTGCTGACCGCCTTGGTAGGCTACACAGTGAAGAATGCGTGGAAGTCGGACATCTTCTTCTCCTGGTCCTATTTTTCCGGGTGGCTGGCTTTCCCCTTCTCTATTCTCGCGG GTTTCTGCTTTCTGCTGGCGGACATGATCGTGCAGGGCACCGAGGCCATCAGCGGATTCCCCGTGTGCCTGTGA